In Hemicordylus capensis ecotype Gifberg chromosome 12, rHemCap1.1.pri, whole genome shotgun sequence, the genomic stretch TCACCTGTGCCTCCTGTCTCCTCTCTTTCAGGCTGGATCCTCATTGACCGCTGCGGGAAGCACTTTGGGACCGTTTTGAACTACCTCCGAGACAACAAGGTTGCTCTGCCCAAGAACCGGCAGGAGGTCAAGGAGCTGATGGCCGAAGCCAAGTATTACCTCATCCAGGGCCTGGTGGAGCTGTGCCAGGCTGCCCTGCAGGTATGGGGAGCCAGGCAGCAGAGGCACCGCGTGCCCGAGCACATCTGCTCCGGCCTTCCTAGACTTGTGTCACGTAGAGCTACATGACCTGGACCACCGTGGGCTCCTTCCCACACCCACTCAAGGCCTGGACCTCAGTGTTAGGGCCCTtgccttgcattcagaaggtcctgagttcagtctctggcatcccCTCCCTgtgcagtgagttccacagccagGGGGGTACAGCTTGCAGGCCATGTTCTCTGGCCAGGCTCAGAGGCCCTGCCTCCAACTGGCCCTACAAAAAAGGGACGGGCCACCTCTTAGTAGGGCTGCCACTCACGTTGATATTCCATTCTTTCTCCAacgatctctggggataggggacccCCCTCTTCTGTCCTCGCAACAGCCCAATGAGTTAGGCAAAGCTggtccaagatcacccagtgaccTTCATGACTCAGTGGGGAGTTGAAcccaggtctttcctatcctctAACAACCCAGGGGTTCTTAAATGCAGGTTCCCAGATAttaggaacttggaaccttctgctcttcccagagcggcttcatcccctgaggggaatctctgacagtgctcacacaccaagtctcccattcatatgcaaccagggcagaccctgcttagcaaagaggacaagtcatgcttgcgaccacaagaccagctctcctcactatgGTCTCTGGCCATTGTGgtcttgggatgatgggaattgtagtccagtgtTGTTTGAGTACCCACGTGTATGAGTTCCTACTCTAACTGCTTCACGACGCTGCCTATATTGAGTCGAGAGCCCTAAGAGTGAAGGAAGGAGAGGCGTGACTCAGCTTCATCTAAGCGCCCGTGTTTCTTTCCCCCAGGACAAGGAAGAGGCTTACCGTCCCATTTGCAACATCCCTGTCATCACGTCTCCGAAAGAAGAGGAGCGGCTGATAGAGTCCGCCATGAAAGTGAGTCACAGAATCGCCCCTCTGATGTCCTGCTGCTCCATCGGAGGCTGGGAGGTTTGTGGCGGGGCCTTGCTGGAAACGCTGAtacgtttccaagcaaaatataaagtgctgccTATGACCTTttaagcccttaacagcttgggtccaggaacGTAGGATCCTTGCATGTGCTGGGTCAGCCTCCACTACCCCTCTGCAATGCAGAGATTCCTTTAGCAGGATCAATGGTTTACTTATTTGAAATGTGTATACCCTGTTCCTCCAGGACACTATGGTTTGGGGCAGCTCACGACGGTTTGGGCATCCGGAGCTAACGGAGGAACTGCAGCCAACATGTAAAGACGCTTTAGGGCAGTGCTGCAAAACTCCAGTCCTCTAGCCTGCagccttggactacaactcccatcatccccagagtgGCCAGTAGGAGGATGGGAGCCTGTAGTCCAACATTGGCAGTGGGGCCAGGGTTGGGAAGCCCTGTTTTAGGCAGAGGCAAGATGTCGGTTGCCAGTTTGCCAGGGCtggtctggagtctccaggaatcggcaTCCATTGCCAGGCGACTCTTGGACATAggaaggacataggaagctgccatataccgagtcagaccctcggtccatctagctcagtgttgtctacccagactgggagcagcgtctccaaagttgcaggcaggagtctctctcagccctctcttggagatgccgccagggtgggaacttggaacctgtagatgttcttcccagagtggcccctccatcccttgaggggaatgtcttccagtgctaacacctgtagcctcccattcagatgcaaacccttcttagcaaaggggacagtctcATGCTTGTGacccccagaccagctcttctcttgaGAAGATTAGGAGgtgcttaagagagtgccttctctcttGTGAACCCCGCTGCCTACTGAGATGAtgtggggaggtctggttacagtggCCATTGGCTGGTTTGGTGGCAGTgtggggccgggccttctctgttgctgccccagggctttggaagagGTTCCATGTCAATCGGAGAGCTTCTTCATCTCCGGCTGCCTTCACAAGCAACCCCCGCGGACCTGTTTCTCAGACTTCCTTGTTAAATTAAAAACGAAACAAAACTGTTAATTGTGGTgtgttcccctctccccacactaTTCTAAACACACTGCCTAAAGAGCTataaggcagtttataaatttgCCAAATAAATGAATGAGAAAAGAGGTATCCGCCTCAaggggcttgcagtctaaaaaccggcagaaggagaaggaagtgggGTGAACGGGGGAAGataatgcagctctttcaatcgCACAGACTTGTGTCtagttgagcccctggtggcgcagtggtaaaactgctgccctgtaaccagaaggttacaagttcgatcctgaccaggggctcaaggttgactcagccttccatccttccgaggtcggtaaaatgagtacccagaatgttgggggcaatatgctaaatcattgtaaaccgcttagagagctccggctataaagcggtatataaatgtaagtgctattgctaagtgctattgctagttgTAACAATGGACTAGCCCAGAGGTTCTCagaggggtccccagatgatgttggactacagctcccatcacccctgtcatttgactgtggatgatgggagttgtagtccagcggcatctggggacccaagtttgagaagatCTGGATGAGAGAGTCGGGCCAAAGACTTCCTGGAAAAGGCGGGATTGCTGTCACATTCTTATCACTTGAACTGgactctctccctttctccctccgcCCTTCTCCTAGCCTGTGGTGAAGCTGCTGTACAACAGAAGCAACAACAAATACTCCTATACAAGGTAAGAGCTCATCCTCCCATCTTCTCTGACCATCTGGgtgctgcttagcaaagcaggcagttcatgcttgctaccacaagaccagctcccctccctgcatTTTGGTTGTTCCagcttcaatttctggcatctttAGTTAAAAGGATCTGGGAGCCTTaaagagcggctgccagtcagagcaggtaaCGCTGGGCTAGGTGGCCAGTGCTGTAAttcatagctggggatgatgggagttgtagttcagcaacacctgcagTGCCACAAGTTGGGGATCCCTGCTCTCAGCGCCTGTTGCTTTTCTGTCGCTGTGTTTCAGCAACTCCGACGACAACTTGTTGAAGAACATCGAGCTCTTTGATAAGCTCTCCCTCCGCTTTAATGGAAGGGTCCTCTTCATCAAGGACGTGATCGGGGACGAGATCTGCTGCTGGTCTTTCTACGGGCAGAGTCGGAAGCTGGCCGAGGTCTGCTGTACCTCCATCGTCTATGCCACGGAGAAGAAGCAAACCAAGGtagggtgagtgtgtgtgtgtgagaaagagagccATACTTCCCGATTGCCTATAGATACAAAGTTTGCTTAAACAATCCTTCCACTTAAAGTAGCTGAGTGCCTTACTGGAATAGTCGTGCATGATTGGATTCCATTACCGTACTGTATTTACCGGGATCAAAGACTagatttcccccaagttctttgatgttgaaAATTGGgcaggtcatcttaaattcagaggcctCTTCCTTCTGGACAAATGCAGGTACAGGAAAGAACTATAATATGGTCCTAGATTAATAATATATAATTACAAAAGATAGAAAtataaatgggtattttaataataaaggtTAATAATGCTGCATAAAATTACTTAAAACTTAACAAGGATTGTTTCAAAAAAGTCTTAATATAttcagagtcctgtggttgtcttgggtagaatccaggagggggtgaccatggccgcctcctgcgcagtatgagatgatgcctttcagcatcttcctacatcgctgctgcccaatagaggtctTTCCAgtagtctggggaaaataccagtggggattcgaaccagcaacctcttgcttgctagtcaagtcatttccctgctacccATTTATATTATCTTTTGTAGTTATCTCTGGTTTACCTTTTGGACCAGGTTCataccctgatttgttttgtgtaccAAATGCAGGCATAACTTGtatgttcaagttctttaatgttacagccacaagccaaaacagaagaaaaaggtTACGATTATGTAACCTGCATTTTTTAAGTGGgggagtcttaaattcagagttgtatTGTATTCAGGTAAGTACAGCTGAGGAATGCTGTAAATAACGTTTTTTCAAGCAAAATTACTTTGCCTGGTTAATGACAGGCCTCAGCTCCTagttacaaatatttgtatactgctttttcagcaaagaaacaaaaaaaagttctcaaagctttctatataggaaaagaaaagagatgcAACGTAAGTCAGTGGGATCTTTAGGAGCGGGTCTCTCGTGTAAAGAAGCCACtttatggcacagcggggaaataacttgcctcgtgagcaagaggttgccgatttgaatccctgctggtatgtttccctgacaatgggaaacacctctctcgggcagcagcgagataggaaggtgctgaaaggcatcatctcacactgcatgggaggaggcaatggtcaacccctcctgtattctaccaaagacaaccacggggctctgtggtcgccaggagtcgacaccgactcgacggcaccattttacctttacctcaaGTGTCGGAGACCTCGttcgtgtgtgtgagtgtgagagcgAGCTATGTGGTTATTCCCTCCAGTCTATACGCCAGCAAATAAGCTTCTGTTTGCTGGCCTCCACTTTCCCACGCCTGCCTGCTCCGCCTCCAACAGCCGTGTCGGTCTCCCTCTCCAGGTCGAATTCCCCGAGGCCCGCATCTACGAGGAGACGCTGAACGTCTTGCTGTACGAGACCCCCCGGGTGCCGGACAACTCCCTGCTGGAGGCCACGAGCCGCAGCTGGAGCCAGGCTGCTCCGAGTGAAGACGACGAGGGCTTTGAGCTGCGCGACCGGGTGCGACGCATCCACGTGAAGCGCTACAGCACGTACGACGACCGGCCGATCGGCCACTAGGCCCTCGCGGCGGACCCTGGCCGAGCGGGCCGGGAGGAGCGGTTCTCCGCTGAGAAAGTGTTTGGCTCCGAAGCGCAAGCCGCCGGCCCCCGTGATGCTCCTTCCGGAACGGCCCCTGGACCATACAGTCACTCACTTGGGCCGAGAAGCCGCGGCGAAGGCCAGCTTGGCGTTGACTTTGTGCCGGCCGGTCTGACCCCATGCTCTGCTGAAGGGGCGCGACCTTGAGTGCATCCGCTGAAAGAGACTCTCTTTTCAGTCGGTGTCTCTTCTAGGGGCAGGCAGGCTCTTTTGGTCTTGGGAAGGGGTTTCTTTGGTTAGGTTTCTTCTCTGAACTTGTGGCCCTTGTGGGAAGCCCTTCTGGGGCAGGCAGCCTTGGAGGACTTGGCTCCAGGAGCTCTCGCTTGGTGTTCGCCTTTTCTTCTTAGGCATagatcttttttctcttttttgagACAGAATCTCGTTGCTGAGGACAGTGCCTGAAGCCCCCCAAACACTCCCGAATGTAGCCAACACTACCCCTTGGCGGCCGAGCCAGATGCAAGGACTCGATGGCCCCTTCTGCTATGGACCGCTCAGGGTGGTTTTCTCAAGGAGAAGGTGGCTTCTGCCACCCCGAGCTGGGAAGCCGTAGAGGCCACCCGCTTCCTTTTCAACTGCACACCTGTTGCTTGGTGCTGGGCGAAGCCTGGAAATCCTTTCCGGCTCCTTGGAAGTTCTCTCCCCTCCTTGTGTGAGGAACTGGTGTGTGTCTGGGGTCAGGGGAAGCAAGTGGAGGCCCAGGggaggggtgagtgggtggggggctcGAGGCCTTTTCACACAACCAGCTGAGGACCTAGTATCTAAATCACACGTGGCACCTTCTCACCCAGCTGGCTTCTGTCCCGTTGGAGTTGCAGGCCGATTTTGTGTCCTGTGACGTCAGTCTTATGGTGGGAAGGCGGGAAGGTAGCAGAGAACACTGGGGCAAAATCTTCTAGGGCCTAAGGACAGGAGGGGGGAGGTTAACTGGGATTGGCACgaatcagtttgaatttgaatcagttcAGTTTGGAACCACTGAATAGAGTCTCTATCTGTCTTCTTCCATCTCcccacttagggatgtgcacaaaatttgcaCTAATCGATTCAGCTCAATTTGGAACTACtgaatagagtggagattcattCGAATCGATTCGCATTTGGCCAACTTCAAATTGCATTTGGTCGAATTGCCCAGGGTAGAGGCTTTGTTTTGCATTTCCCATGAATGAATGGTGGGCAGGAGTTCACCAATGTGCTCACTGTGGTGTGTGTTCCTCTAGTGCAAGGGCCTCCAGCtgctggtgaactacaactcccatcatccccctgccacaatttattgtagttcaacaacagctggaggactaagTTTGCTCTAGCCGGTTTGATACCCTCCAGTGTGTGACAAAAGGGCGCTGGACCCACCCCAAGCCGGGAAGGGGGTCTTTTGCCCCTTAAAAATGAGCAGACGTGTTGTGGTCGATGCCAGAGTCCACTCCACTGGGGCAGGAAGTGTTATCCTCCACTGTACTTGTGGTTGGAGAGGGACAGATGTCCGTTGTGGGTCGAATTGGCCATGAAACACAAGACATTTAAGCCTTACTTAGACATTAAGTTGTACAGATGCCTGTAAgtggccccagatgctgttggactacagctcccatcatccttggccacgATGGCCCAGGCCTGAGAAAAGCTGCAGGACTGAGCTGGCTTTTGGTGGTGGTCCCTGCCGCAGCTCTTCCAAGAGGCTCATCTTGAATCATTACACGATGTGGCTTCTGACAAATCCAGCGTCTTTCAGGTGCTGCAAATAACCCTCACCTTCCGGTCCCCATGGATTTATTGGTAGCTTGGATTTAATTTTTTTGCACCGTGCACCCTTTAAAGCCATAGGTTTAACCCTCCCCCTAAAGCGGACGTCTTATTTGCCCTTCTGGTCTTAGTTGTGTTTCCACCCTGGACTCTTCACTTTGCTGATGCAACTGCTTCATTTGCATACCTTTTTTTGTGTTTCCACAGCCTCTTGGTTTCCATGGTTTCAGGTTTTCAGCTTGAAATTAGCTAGTAGGTGAGTGGAGCCAGGGGAAGGGCAGGGAGGCAGTCCAAACATCTTCCTGTAATCATGAGGGCTAGCACCTTGCTTTGTTTGTGTCTCTCTCGAAAGAAATGTGCTCACACTCTGAGTGTTGATGATTCTAAAGGTTCTGACGCTCCAGTGGCAGCACGGCCTGCATTCACACATTGCAAATCCTGTTTGGCAAGTGCCGGAGAGATCcgcgtgcgtgtgtgcgtgcattaACCTAGAAGTTCAGGAGAGTGGGCAAAGAATTTTAGGGTAACTTGCTCGCTCTTCACAATATATGATCCTTCTGTATTTGCAGTGGTCTCTCTTTGGTTCCGAGGAGTATTGCCGATTTTAAAATGTTGGTGCAAATGATCACCAGAGTAAATGATCACTACCATTTTGCTGCACCAGAGTGAAATTTCCAGCGCTCCTGTTCCCCGCCTCCGCAGTGGGTGTGATGTGACCTCAGGCTTGCTTATCTTGGACTAAACCGGCTTCTCGACTCCCAGGAGTTACTTCACTGCTAGGCCCCAGCAGGAAACCAGCCTGCTTTATATCCACAGAGGGTTCCCTCCTTCAGAGCATCCCTTTATTGTGCTAAAtcagcagggccttctctggcGTGGCCCCTGCTTCGACTGACCTTCAGATGCCAGAAACCCAAAGGACGTGGGCTCTCAAGCGTGAGtctccagctgtctttggactacaactcccatcatcctcagccagaatggcctggggatgatgggagttgtagtcccacagctgGGGACTCGGGTTTGAGAAACTGCTGTCAGAGAAGCAGTTTTTTaaaggtggagggagagggagggagcatgttCTTATTTTAGAAAGATTTCTGTGATACATATAACAGTTCCCTGTCTGAATTGCTGCTCGGTGGCGTTGATCTTACTCTGTTTTGTTGCTCAAGGAGAATATTTTGGTCTTGAAGCTTTCATTCAGCCCGAGCCTGCCCTTTGAACTGGAGGTGCTCCAGGCTTTCAGGAGGTGCTCCCCCCTCGGAGGAAGGAGTGCTGTCCTCTCCCGCCTAGATTGATCGGCGGTTGTGTggagttctcccccccccaaaaaacaacaacccccaaacaaCAACAGAGAGATAAGTGTAGCCTTGCCGTCTCCCACAGCTTGATGGAGCCGAACAGTTTAACCTTCACCCTGACATTTACGTTTCTGAGCAGAGACATTTAAGCATCAGTAACATTCTGTTCTGCTGACATTTTTATcatctctttgtacttgaatgatgaaaattaaatttaaaaaacaaaaaaaagcacCCTCGTTTGCTGGTGGCTAGAGCTGTGTGGATGTTGTGGTGTTCCTAGGAAATATTGTGCATAGCTCTCCCCTGCTTCTGTGACTCAGAATAATTAacggagaagagctggtcttatggtagcgaacatgaattgccccctttgctaagccgggtCAAATtccattgcatttgaatgggagactaagtgtgagcactgcaagatcttcccctcgggatggagccgctctggggaaagcagaaggttcccagtcccctccctggctgcatctccaagatagggctgggagagagactcctgcctggagccttggagaagctgctgccagtctgggtagacaatactgagcgagatggaccaagggcctgactcagtatctagcagcttcctgtgttgctaatATGATCAATTAAAAATGTATCTGCTGACTGCTGGTCCAGATGGACAAATGGGATGGGCTTTGGTCGGAAGTGACTGCTTGTCTCCCAAgcactgattgattggttgagtCAAATAATTACTATTTGCAGAGACACGGTGGGCTCCCTGGTCCTGTATCCCGCAGCCCCCTCGGGGGTATCCCTGCTCAGTCTGAGCTGCCCGGCCATCTGCCGGAACTCCCTGTATGCCAAACTGTGGCCACCCCCTAGGCCCCCGGAAAAGAGATCTGGGGCCAAGTTGGCTCTCTGGCTTGCCAATTTGGAAGTGGCTATTTTTATAGCATGAATCATTATTTTTATGACCTGAACTTCTGCGGCTCCGTGTCTAAAAAGAAAAGATGCCGCTTTACAGGGACGCGCACTGCTGAATAGAGAAGGGATAACGCACAGGGAACTGACTGTATGATGGAAGAGAAGCATTTGCTCTCCAGTCCCCAAAAGGGGGGACCAGCTTGCCTTTTGGTTTGCTAAAACGGGTCACCTTTTCACAGCCTCGAGACTCTCCAGCAAGTGGAGCTGAGGGCCAGGAATTTGCTTAGGCTttcaaggccattgtggctggggatgatgggagttgtagtccaacaagcatgacttgtcccccaccctggttgcatttgaatgggagactagacgtgtgggCATCATGAGATAGTCCTCTTAgaggatgatggagccgctctgggaagagcatctacaggttgcaagttctctccctggcagcagcatctccaagattgggctgagagagattcctgcctgccaccttggagaagctgctgccagtctgggttgacagtactgagccagtgtggtgtagtggttagagtgctggattaggacctgggagacccgagttcaaatccccattcagccatgagactagctgggtgactctgggccagtcacttctctctcagcctaacctacttcacagggttgttgtgaaagagaaactcaagtatgtaggacaccgctctgggctccttggaggaagagcgggatataaatgtaaaataataacaacaataacaattgacaataaaatgcagccatcccaggtccttgggaaggactcggtgtctggataaaacaaaccagtcaataacacctgtctgactgtgtaaacaagaaataataataataaataaaaagacccaaatcatccccgtggtcattggcgccctgggtgcagttccaaaagaccttgaagagcacctcagcacctataggggccacagaaatcaccatcagccagttacaaaaagcagctttactggagggatgttgtgctgctggggctggagagaacCCCCACTTTAAACTGGTGCCTCTTCTGTGCTCAGCAGCATCACGACGAGCCCCGGCGCGGCAAGGGAAGGCAGACCCCCGCCTCAAGCCAGTGGAGGCGGGgtgcgctctgcacatgccccGGAGCCCTCCACACCCTTTGCGGGGAGGGAAGGGCCCGCCCTCTGCTGCCCGTGTCCCCCAGCCGGAGGCGGCCTCCCCGCTCCCTTCCAGGCCGGGGCAACGCGGGCCGGGCGGTCTCTCCCCCATCACAAAAGTGGTGCATTGTTGCCCCACAATCCCCCCGgccccggggaggggggggcccCGGCCCCGCTGACGTCAGCGCGGGGGAGGGCTGGGaagatggctgcagcagcagcggaggGCGGCTGGCAGCTCGGCGGAGCAGCAGGTGTAGCCGCCGCCGCCAGAAGGCGCGCAGCGGAGAAGCAGGAAGAGGACGACGCCGCGGAGGCCCGCCAGGGGCGCTCTGGCCGCCCGCCCCGCGCTGCTGCGGAGGCGCCGCGCCCGGGACTGAGCCGAGTCTCGCCTCGCCTTGCCGGAGCCTCCGCGGGCTCCTGCCGCTGGGCGCagtctcctgctcctgctcctcctgcgcGCTTCCCTGTCGGCTCTTCCCGGCCAGCAGCACCATGAGCAGCTCGGAAGAGGCgaggaaggagaagctgctgtgGGATGTCAAGAAGCAGGTAAGGCAGCGGCCGGGTGGTGATGGAGCGAGCTCAGCACGCCCCCCTCTCTTCCCGTGCAGCACGGGTTGCCTGGCTtcgcgcctgcctgcctgcctgcctgcctgcctttccccGAGTCGGACCCTGGCTGCGCGGCTCCTCCGGAGTGCGTCTGCAcgggctggcagcggctcccGAAGGCCTCAGGCgggagggtctttcccagcccgacccgGCGAGAAGCGGCCAGCCACTGGACCTGCTGGGACCACCACCCGCGGGGCGCCAAGCAGACGTTGCTCCGCTgctgggctgcacagcccccatcTGCTAGCTAGCAAGCATGggtggtccccttggctaagcagggcctgccctggtttgcatttggatgggagacgacgcCTCTGAGCCCCGGAAGAAGAGatcctcctcaggggatggggccacctctgggaagagcccctgcacgcagaaagtcccagcttccctccctggctccagacagggctgagagcgactcctgcctgccaacttggagaagctgctgccagtttgtgtagacaatgctaagctagatgggccaagggtctgactcagtagaaggcagcatcctatatACCTCTGTAAAATgctgctgccttctaccgagtcagatccttggtccatctagctcaggatggcctaccctgactggcagtggctctccgttgttacaggcaggagtctctgccagcccgacctggagatgctgccagcgggGATGAACCCCATGTCCCGTGGCATCCGAAAGGCGGGCAGATTTATCGTGGCGTGAGCTTTCGTGGACTGGAGCCTGACTTCTCAGATATGTGAATCGTTATCCTCATTGGTAGATGTATaggagggaggagaaaatgaTAATCCTAAAGAATGGGGCCAAAGAATCATGAAATGTAAGAGGTACAGCCGTGTCGGCAGTGCTGAGGGCTCCCCGCACCTCCTCCTCGCTGCATCACAGACTGGACACTTAAAACAAGACTGCGATCCCCAAATCACTAGGTTGGACTTCAGAGACAGTATCTTGGGGCACGGATGTGCCAGAGAGACAGTTCTCTGTCGGGAATCTTACATCTGGAGGCCAAACTCACCCCCTTGAAATACACTCTGTGCCCCAATAATTCACATAGGGTTTATGCTCCCCCCTTTTGTGTGCTGGTTTTTCTGGGCAGAGCCTCAGAGAGCCTTAACTGGCGAACACATGCCTGTCTGTCCGCCTCAAACAGGAAGGG encodes the following:
- the TNFAIP1 gene encoding BTB/POZ domain-containing adapter for CUL3-mediated RhoA degradation protein 2 isoform X1, yielding MSGDTCLATLCAAPGGKPKSSSFRAGGLGNKYVRLNVGGSLYYTTLQVLTRHDTMLKAMFSGRMEVLSDKEGWILIDRCGKHFGTVLNYLRDNKVALPKNRQEVKELMAEAKYYLIQGLVELCQAALQDKEEAYRPICNIPVITSPKEEERLIESAMKPVVKLLYNRSNNKYSYTSNSDDNLLKNIELFDKLSLRFNGRVLFIKDVIGDEICCWSFYGQSRKLAEVCCTSIVYATEKKQTKVEFPEARIYEETLNVLLYETPRVPDNSLLEATSRSWSQAAPSEDDEGFELRDRVRRIHVKRYSTYDDRPIGH
- the TNFAIP1 gene encoding BTB/POZ domain-containing adapter for CUL3-mediated RhoA degradation protein 2 isoform X2 gives rise to the protein MSGDTCLATLCAAPGGKPKSSSFRAGGLGNKYVRLNVGGSLYYTTLQVLTRHDTMLKAMFSGRMEVLSDKEGWILIDRCGKHFGTVLNYLRDNKVALPKNRQEVKELMAEAKYYLIQGLVELCQAALQDKEEAYRPICNIPVITSPKEEERLIESAMKPVVKLLYNRSNNKYSYTSNSDDNLLKNIELFDKLSLRFNGRVLFIKDVIGDEICCWSFYGQSRKLAEVCCTSIVYATEKKQTKPLGFHGFRFSA